Proteins from one Cryptomeria japonica chromosome 4, Sugi_1.0, whole genome shotgun sequence genomic window:
- the LOC131875160 gene encoding uncharacterized protein LOC131875160, which produces MSSLQLESLGMLGNCHFAPEKVFECVLEILIALHPKLLQQVDNLARTPLHNVTCLHGISDITKILLEKDSSLCYKVDNNHQTTLHIAVKERNLDLVTKILNYTKDCIQIVDNDNDGRTALHLAIENAVQIFDRILRWIKTLVMLVTSKRLINKPDKLGKSALDIAMDKMGNDERLFYGDADWSEVARHGTLDVFVASAGFANGVALTKIKRHSHDDEDNLSTYYFIEDYEPMDLDVEVQDKKRLVELKQKRPLTRAEENGHRSKRFQVSQREKRDIQILCHEAKARGVNESVNAYFNGGEDVLSRPKCFEVHQSDWMDVDDSVNVDKPFNNSIKVKLVSGGRGIRNGSEGHYTSEYLQENL; this is translated from the exons atgtcatctttgcaGCTCGAATCGCTGGGTATGCTCGGGAATTGCCATTTTGCTCCAGAGAAGGTTTTTGAAT gtgTGCTTGAAATACTTATAGCTCTTCATCCAAAGCTTCTTCAACAAGTTGACAATTTAGCCAGAACACCATTGCATAATGTTACCTGTCTTCATGGAATATCTGATATTACAAAGATTCTATTAGAGAAAGATAGCTCTTTGTGTTATAAAGTGGACAACAATCACCAAACAACACTTCATATAGCAGTGAAAGAAAGGAATTTGGATTTAGTCACAAAGATTTTAAATTACACCAAAGATTGCATACAAATTGTGGATAATGATAATGATGGCAGAACTGCTTTGCACTTGGCCATTGAAAATGCAGTGCAGATTTTTGACAGAATTTTGAGGTGGATAAAAACATTGGTCATGTTGGTAACATCAAAGAGGCTGATTAACAAGCCTGACAAGCTTGGAAAATCAGCATTGGACATAGCCATGGACAAAATGGGCAATGACGAACGTCTTTTCTATGGG GAtgcagattggagtgaggtagcacGACACGGAACCCTGGATGTATTTGTGGCTTCAGCGGGCTTTGCAAATGGTGTGGCCTTAACTAAGATAAAGAGGCACTCCCATGATGATGAGGATAACCTTTCCACATACTATTTCATAGAAGACTATGAGCCTATGGATTTGGATGTTGAAGTACAAGATAAAAAAAGGCTTGTTGAATTGAAGCAGAAGCGGCCATTGACAAGAGCAGAGGAAAATGGGCATCGTTCCAAGCGATTTCAGGTGtcacaaagagagaagagagatattCAGATTTTATGTCATGAGGCGAAGGCTAGAGGCGTTAATGAATCTGTGAATGCTTATTTTAATGGAGGAGAAGATGTTTTGTCTCGACCAAAATGCTTTGAGGTTCACCAGTCTGattggatggatgtggatgatagtgTCAATGTGGATAAGCCTTTCAACAACTCGATTAAAGTAAAGCTGGTGTCAGGAGGCAGGGGAATTCGTAATGGGAGTGAAGGACATTATACCTCTGAGTACCTGCAAGAGAATTTGTAA
- the LOC131077379 gene encoding pentatricopeptide repeat-containing protein At4g14050, mitochondrial gives MAFIFDKYAGNINALCKQGRLKEALAILHYMLHQCVPVDSKTYCFLLQGCSKLATLSHGKHLHSHILKLGFQHDIFVGNNLVHLYSKCGYMADARKVFDSIPQRNVVSWTAIIAGYTHKGNAKEAIKLFDKMDKEGVKPNQFTLATIIKACGSVEAFEQAKGIHHHVIESGFESDTVVQTALLLMYVKYGRIENARHVFDRMSERGTALWNAMITANAQSGSLKEALALFHGMPEPDVISWTAIIAGHAQNGYGEESLNLFKEMQKTNLKPDGFIMASVLSVCANIAALESGKQFHAHIIVSGFENDVVVCSALVGMYAKSGIVEDAYHMFDKMHQRNVVSWNSIILGCAQHGKGKEALQLFEQMVQGGIEPNEVSFVGVLSACSHAGLVDEGRCYFHSMVHDHGIDPDVSHYTCMIDLLGRAGHLDEAEKLINGMVIEPDAYVWGAFLGACRIHNNMELAINAAEHLLDMEVNDAGIYVLIANIYAAAGRWDDVAKVRKLMKNRGVRKPPGCSWIEVKDRMHSFVVGEDSHPQMEEIYALLRRLSRQMSAAGYVPDKKFVLHDVEDEQKELSLSHHSEKLAIAFGILNTTPGATIRVVKNLRVCGDCHTAIKFISEIVKRKIVVRDANRFHHFDGGQCSCGDYW, from the coding sequence ATGGCCTTTATATTCGACAAGTATGCAGGAAACATCAATGCCCTCTGCAAACAGGGAAGATTGAAGGAAGCACTTGCTATTTTGCACTACATGCTCCACCAATGTGTTCCGGTGGACTCTAAAACCTACTGTTTTCTCTTGCAGGGCTGTTCCAAATTGGCTACTCTATCACATGGAAAACATCTACATTCACATATACTCAAACTTGGATTCCAGCATGACATTTTTGTCGGAAATAATCTGGTCCATCTGTATTCCAAATGTGGGTATATGGCGGATGCTCGCAAAGTGTTTGACAGCATTCCTCAACGAAACGTTGTATCATGGACTGCAATTATTGCTGGTTATACCCACAagggaaatgctaaagaagccatcaaactgtttgataaaatggACAAAGAAGGAGTGAAGCCAAATCAGTTCACTCTGGCTACCATTATCAAGGCATGTGGTAGTGTGGAAGCTTTCGAACAGGCTAAGGGTATTCATCATCACGTCATAGAAAGTGGGTTTGAATCAGACACTGTTGTGCAGACCGCCCTTTTGCTTATGTACGTTAAATACGGAAGGATAGAGAATGCACGCCATGTGTTTGACAGAATGTCTGAAAGAGGCACTGCGTTATGGAATGCAATGATCACAGCTAACGCTCAGAGTGGCTCTCTCAAAGAAGCTCTTGCACTGTTTCATGGAATGCCAGAGCCAGATGTGATTTCCTGGACTGCAATTATAGCAGGGCATGCACAGAATGGTTATGGCGAAGAATCGTTGAATTTATTTAAGGAAATGCAAAAGACAAACCTGAAGCCAGATGGTTTTATAATGGCTAGTGTTCTCAGTGTATGTGCTAACATAGCAGCACTTGAATCGGGTAAGCAGTTCCATGCCCATATTATTGTAAGTGGATTTGAGAATGATGTTGTTGTGTGTAGTGCACTTGTTGGTATGTATGCCAAATCTGGTATTGTAGAGGATGCGTATCATATGTTTGACAAGATGCATCAACGGAATGTGGTCTCCTGGAATTCAATAATATTAGGTTGTGCCCAGCATGGAAAGGGAAAGGAGGCTCTGCAACTGTTTGAACAAATGGTGCAGGGTGGCATTGAACCAAATGAGGTTAGCTTTGTTGGTGTGCTCTCTGCATGCAGCCATGCTGGCCTGGTTGATGAAGGTCGCTGCTACTTTCATTCTATGGTTCATGATCATGGCATCGATCCAGATGTATCACACTACACTTGTATGATTGATCTTCTGGGGCGTGCTGGGCAtctagatgaggcagagaagcttATAAACGGAATGGTTATTGAACCCGATGCCTATGTTTGGGGAGCCTTTCTTGGAGCATGTCGAATCCATAACAATATGGAGCTAGCAATTAATGCGGCAGAGCATCTCCTTGACATGGAAGTAAACGATGCAGGAATTTACGTCTTAATAGCAAATATATATGCTGCTGCGGGTAGGTGGGATGATGTAgccaaagtgagaaaactgatgaaAAATAGAGGTGTGAGGAAGCCACCTGGTTGCAGCTGGATTGAAGTTAAAGATAGGATGCATTCATTTGTTGTGGGAGAAGATTCACATCCACAAATGGAGGAAATTTATGCATTATTAAGAAGATTGTCCAGACAAATGAGCGCTGCTGGGTATGTGCCTGACAAAAAATTTGTTCTACATGATGTGGAGGATGAGCAGAAGGAACTTTCTCTTTCTCACCACAGTGAGAAGTTAGCAATTGCTTTTGGAATCCTTAATACAACCCCTGGAGCAACCATTCGAGTAGTGAAGAACCTTCGAGTTTGTGGTGATTGCCACACTGCAATCAAGTTTATATCTGAGATTGTTAAGCGAAAAATTGTTGTAAGGGATGCTAACCGTTTTCATCATTTCGACGGTGGTCAATGTTCTTGTGGCGATTACTGGTGA